In Capsicum annuum cultivar UCD-10X-F1 chromosome 11, UCD10Xv1.1, whole genome shotgun sequence, one genomic interval encodes:
- the LOC107852292 gene encoding putative clathrin assembly protein At1g03050 codes for MAPSKLRKAIGAVKDQTTISLAKVGGSNSLSDLEVAIVKATRHQEYPPEERHIREILSLTAYSRANIGACVDNISRRLGKTKNWVVALKSVMLIHRLLSDGDPSYEQEIFFATRQGTRLLNMSEFRDSRSNSWDYSALVRTYSLYLDEQLEYRMQSRRGKRSAYAYDEDLDGVGTDVVMVKPTPLSEMKNDDIFSRIQYLIQLLERFLACRPAGLARTNRTVFVALYPLVKESFQIYYEITEIISILINKFHELSIPDSVKVHEIFCRINKQYDELEQFYNWCRMVGIGRTSEYPDIENIPQKKLDLIDEFIREKSIAGQNGNAMRYEPKSEQVEKTPELESEPEPEPEQEMNAIKSLPPPEGIPEEIKQEKHEEEEKKEMVKAQDIADLLNIGDDAPTMEEHGDQLAVALFDGDPTNAAPSTTTSPWEAFKDSSDWETTLVQHTSHLSNQKASLPGGFNTLILDGMYQQGAVAKVVASSGVVATGSASSAALGSAGRPAMLSLPAPPSADGGAHTARTNTDPFAASLVIAPPSYVQMSEMEKKQRLLIDEQLMWQQYQRDGMQGQVGLASAQSNPYAYNTGGYTKTF; via the exons ATGGCACCAAGTAAACTTAGAAAAGCAATTGGGGCTGTCAAGGACCAAACAACCATAAGTCTGGCTAAGGTAGGCGGCAGCAATAGCTTGTCCGACCTAGAAGTTGCCATTGTTAAGGCCACTAGACACCAAGAGTACCCGCCTGAGGAGAGGCACATTCGAGAGATTCTAAGCTTGACTGCTTATTCTCGGGCCAATATTGGTGCTTGTGTCGACAACATTTCAAGACGTCTTGGCAAGACCAAGAACTGGGTTGTGGCGCTCAAGTCAGTAATGTTGATCCATAGATTGCTCTCTGATGGTGATCCCTCTTATGAGCAGGAGATTTTCTTTGCCACGAGACAAGGAACCAGGCTTCTTAACATGTCTGAGTTTCGAGATTCCAGATCCAATTCATGGGACTATTCCGCACTTGTCCGAACCTATTCTTTGTACCTTGACGAACAGCTTGAGTATAGGATGCAGAGCCGCCGGGGAAAGCGCAGTGCCTATGCTTATGACGAAGATTTAGATGGTGTTGGTACTGATGTTGTCATGGTGAAACCCACACCCTTGAGCGAAATGAAGAATGATGACATTTTCTCAAGGATCCAATATCTTATCCAACTTCTTGAGCGATTCCTAGCTTGTAGACCCGCAG GTTTAGCAAGGACCAACAGAACTGTGTTCGTGGCTCTATATCCACTTGTGAAGGAGAGTTTCCAGATATACTACGAAATAACAGAAATAATAAGTATCTTGATTAATAAGTTCCATGAACTATCAATCCCCGACTCTGTGAAGGTTCATGAAATCTTCTGCCGTATTAACAAGCAATATGATGAGCTCGAACAATTCTATAATTGGTGTAGAATGGTTGGAATTGGACGCACTTCTGAATATCCAGACATTGAGAACATTCCACAAAAGAAACTTGACCTTATTGATGAATTCATACGAGAGAAATCCATAGCGGGGCAGAATGGGAATGCGATGCGTTATGAACCAAAAAGTGAGCAGGTTGAAAAAACTCCAGAGCTAGAATCAGAGCCAGAACCAGAGCCAGAACAGGAGATGAATGCAATTAAGTCATTACCACCACCAGAGGGAATTCCTGAAGAAATAAAGCAAGAgaaacatgaagaagaagaaaagaaagagatggtgaaagCCCAAGACATAGCCGACTTGTTGAACATAGGTGATGATGCACCAACTATGGAAGAACATGGAGATCAATTGGCGGTAGCACTCTTTGATGGTGATCCAACAAATGCTGCTCCTTCAACAACCACTTCACCATGGGAAGCGTTCAAAGATTCAAGTGATTGGGAAACCACACTGGTTCAGCACACGAGCCATTTGTCAAATCAGAAGGCTTCCCTTCCTGGAGGGTTCAACACGTTAATTCTAGATGGAATGTATCAACAAGGAGCAGTAGCTAAGGTGGTAGCCAGCTCAGGTGTTGTAGCTACTGGAAGTGCTAGCAGTGCCGCGCTGGGATCAGCCGGTCGGCCGGCAATGCTGTCCTTGCCGGCACCTCCATCAGCCGATGGCGGAGCTCACACAGCCAGGACAAACACTGACCCTTTTGCAGCATCACTAGTAATAGCTCCACCATCATATGTTCAGATGTCAGAAATGGAAAAGAAGCAGAGACTATTAATAGATGAGCAGTTAATGTGGCAACAATATCAAAGGGATGGAATGCAAGGACAAGTAGGATTAGCAAGTGCACAGTCAAACCCGTATGCCTACAACACGGGAGGTTACACAAAAACCTTTTAG